One genomic segment of Candidatus Berkiella aquae includes these proteins:
- a CDS encoding MFS transporter, with protein MKPYFQSKAQELSFIGIVLFAFIAFYVETDIYTPTFPAMMSYFATNEQAIQLLISMNFLGLCLSSLFFGPASDAYGRKAILCTGLFIFMLGSFGCSLTSSFAWMVFYRLLQGLGCGAIVSAGLAMFFDVFTAEKSARLVALCNGLVGGLMALAPMIGNWIGLRWGWRVNFYLIAALVTLVFFAYLFYIKETLPKEKRTPLRVSTICRNYASLLSNFPFVAHNMIWCLTFSVIIVFIANLSLIFIDYLQVDKKIFGYYQASIMGAFFVGSLAGARLIKTRGMFRTKMIGNGFYLVGIMSLSILSFSHNESPNWLIASMTLASFGCAAAITISFSYSMNFIGDNLKGSAMSLTQSLRLLLTSGLIWIAAHYFDGSTIPMSLLAIVSSGISISLYACLYKRGMHFVRQTSITA; from the coding sequence ATGAAGCCCTATTTTCAGAGCAAAGCGCAAGAGCTTTCTTTTATTGGAATTGTCCTATTTGCCTTTATTGCTTTTTATGTGGAAACCGATATTTATACACCAACTTTTCCAGCTATGATGAGCTATTTTGCAACCAATGAGCAAGCAATCCAGTTGTTAATAAGCATGAATTTTTTAGGATTGTGCCTATCTAGCCTCTTTTTTGGTCCAGCATCCGATGCTTATGGCAGAAAAGCTATTTTATGCACAGGTTTATTCATCTTTATGCTAGGAAGCTTTGGGTGTTCGCTCACCAGCTCTTTTGCTTGGATGGTATTTTATCGCCTACTACAAGGACTAGGTTGCGGAGCCATTGTGAGTGCAGGTTTGGCAATGTTTTTTGATGTATTCACAGCAGAGAAGTCAGCACGATTGGTTGCTTTATGCAATGGTTTAGTTGGGGGATTAATGGCACTTGCTCCGATGATAGGTAATTGGATTGGATTACGATGGGGATGGCGAGTGAATTTTTATCTCATTGCCGCTTTGGTAACGTTGGTGTTTTTTGCCTATCTTTTTTACATTAAAGAAACGTTACCTAAAGAAAAAAGAACGCCATTACGTGTTTCTACCATTTGTCGCAACTATGCTTCTTTACTGAGTAATTTTCCTTTCGTAGCACATAATATGATTTGGTGCTTAACTTTTAGTGTCATCATTGTATTTATCGCTAATCTCTCTTTGATTTTTATTGATTACTTACAGGTTGATAAAAAAATATTTGGTTATTATCAAGCAAGCATTATGGGAGCTTTCTTTGTAGGTAGCTTAGCGGGTGCACGCCTTATTAAAACACGAGGGATGTTTAGAACTAAAATGATCGGAAATGGTTTTTATTTAGTGGGTATTATGAGCTTAAGTATCCTTTCATTTAGTCATAATGAATCACCTAATTGGCTTATTGCTTCAATGACGTTGGCCAGCTTTGGTTGTGCCGCTGCAATAACCATTAGTTTTAGTTATTCTATGAATTTCATTGGTGATAACCTTAAAGGTTCTGCGATGTCACTAACCCAATCATTAAGGCTATTATTAACATCGGGTTTGATTTGGATTGCCGCTCATTACTTTGATGGTAGTACTATACCAATGAGTCTTTTAGCCATTGTCAGTAGTGGCATTAGCATATCGCTATATGCCTGCTTATATAAACGTGGAATGCATTTTGTGCGACAAACAAGTATCACAGCATAA
- a CDS encoding PAS domain-containing protein: protein MKIMRLNIKFILFILTTLMIIQGYLFYRFIEDMQSTRQWTQHTYDVIMNLTQLQSELRQNNLNYIHYLRSSNKSFIDNNADVLAKLNAIQQLTNDNPIQQQTVAAIKPLLHEQYVSFKQLIEKNSTTPLAVENNIDNSHFLSIDTKISQLINNMINVEQTLLKNRNTLSDHARDRFFHFNFYAAISSYLILFGFIILLMRGINEQKQLQKEKIKANDRFQKIFELSTDAHLIFDDEGIIECNDAVLKMLKCYDKEQLKHHHPSEFSPVTQADNISPQVKRTAIEAKLKEAGYVKFNWILKRFDGVEIPIEVSITSIMLDEKEVSLAIWHDISEQKKYQHMLEQLHNINANKSLPLPQKIKQIIQLGCSYFHMPKGIMGKVEDHTFLAFYTSEDDSVMRAGGHFALNANTTRFFNPHILVAYERIPDKQPLILNDYKIGCLIACPIYVHGKPYGTICYFKGKPHLEPFSESEKTFIHIISQWIGSEIESNLVLKELESNKYRLERAIKNVQDGLWEWNCITNKIYINERYKEILGYTAKEDFQLNDLESFSKLIHPDDADQVWDSVKQAFENDAPFNIKFRLLCKNGTYIWTHSRGNVYRDHNGKPTSVSGILTPLSDEKITQARK, encoded by the coding sequence ATGAAGATAATGAGATTAAACATTAAATTTATACTATTTATTCTCACAACCTTGATGATAATTCAAGGGTATTTATTCTATCGTTTTATTGAGGATATGCAATCTACTCGCCAATGGACTCAACATACCTATGATGTCATCATGAATCTTACACAGTTACAAAGTGAGTTACGACAAAATAATCTCAATTATATTCATTATTTGCGCAGCAGCAATAAATCATTTATCGACAACAACGCCGATGTGCTCGCCAAATTAAATGCCATTCAACAATTAACGAATGACAATCCTATTCAACAACAAACCGTCGCTGCTATCAAGCCATTACTCCATGAGCAGTATGTCAGTTTTAAACAATTGATTGAGAAAAATTCAACCACTCCATTGGCGGTAGAAAACAACATTGACAATAGCCATTTTTTAAGCATTGACACAAAAATTTCACAGCTTATCAATAACATGATCAATGTCGAACAAACTTTATTAAAAAACCGAAACACATTGAGTGACCACGCAAGAGATCGATTCTTTCATTTTAACTTTTATGCGGCCATTTCATCTTATTTGATCCTTTTTGGATTTATCATTCTTTTAATGCGCGGAATTAATGAGCAAAAACAATTACAAAAAGAAAAAATAAAGGCAAATGATCGATTCCAAAAAATCTTTGAACTCTCTACCGATGCACATCTTATCTTTGACGATGAAGGTATTATCGAATGTAATGATGCCGTCCTTAAGATGCTAAAATGTTATGACAAAGAGCAACTTAAACACCACCACCCTTCTGAATTTTCACCGGTTACTCAAGCAGACAATATCTCTCCTCAGGTTAAGAGAACAGCTATCGAAGCAAAACTCAAAGAAGCAGGCTATGTTAAATTTAATTGGATCTTAAAAAGATTCGATGGAGTAGAGATCCCTATCGAGGTAAGCATAACTTCTATTATGCTTGATGAAAAGGAAGTTTCACTAGCAATCTGGCATGATATTTCCGAGCAAAAGAAATATCAACACATGTTAGAGCAGTTGCATAATATTAATGCAAACAAATCCTTGCCATTACCTCAAAAGATAAAACAAATTATTCAATTAGGTTGTTCTTATTTTCATATGCCCAAAGGTATCATGGGCAAGGTTGAAGATCATACCTTTCTTGCCTTTTATACTTCAGAAGACGATTCTGTCATGCGCGCCGGCGGTCACTTTGCTTTAAATGCGAATACCACACGATTTTTTAATCCACATATTTTAGTCGCTTATGAAAGAATTCCTGACAAGCAACCTTTGATATTAAATGATTATAAAATTGGTTGTTTAATTGCATGCCCTATTTATGTTCACGGCAAGCCCTATGGCACAATTTGCTACTTTAAAGGCAAACCCCATTTAGAACCTTTTTCAGAATCTGAAAAAACTTTTATTCATATTATTTCCCAATGGATAGGAAGTGAAATTGAAAGTAATTTGGTTTTAAAAGAATTGGAGAGCAATAAATATCGGCTTGAACGTGCGATCAAAAATGTGCAAGATGGATTATGGGAATGGAATTGCATTACTAATAAAATATATATTAATGAGCGATATAAAGAAATTTTAGGATATACGGCAAAGGAGGATTTTCAATTGAATGATTTGGAATCATTCTCCAAACTCATCCATCCTGATGATGCCGACCAAGTGTGGGACTCGGTTAAGCAAGCTTTTGAAAATGATGCTCCCTTCAATATTAAATTTCGTCTGCTCTGCAAAAATGGCACTTATATTTGGACACATTCTCGTGGTAATGTCTATCGAGATCATAATGGCAAACCGACTTCTGTTTCAGGAATTTTAACGCCTTTATCAGATGAGAAAATAACTCAAGCAAGAAAATAG
- a CDS encoding protein adenylyltransferase SelO family protein produces MNKSNVAPINNQWEHSYLELPNEFYSVIQTQSVPLPEIILWNQPLANELGLENFDAQILSGSVLPHGAKAAALAYAGHQFGYFTLLGDGRAMWLGEQVAPNGKRYDVQLKGSGPTPYARRGDGKATLGPMLREYLISEAMHALKISTTRSLAVTSTGEQIYRGTLQPGAVLTRIAASHIRVGTFEYAATLASPASLQSLLDYTIKRHVPEELQSQGALGLLEYVKQAQVTLICEWLRVGFIHGVMNTDNMAISGQTIDYGPCAFMDEYHPETVFSSIDHHGRYAFANQPNIAQWNFIRLAECLLPFLHENKDKAINIAQQQIEEFAQLFAKQWLQMMRQKLGLVSEENQDELLIQRLLTIMQQQTLDYTNTFRALSSIGEGGVNASLSPHLRDWCQSWQARLATQGLSLQEVTHLMKMKNPALIPRNHQVDKALKRAITGDLSWFNRCLEAYQEPYHDNPKFDDLRQPPTSEEKIGETFCGT; encoded by the coding sequence ATGAATAAATCAAACGTTGCGCCAATAAATAACCAATGGGAACATAGTTATCTTGAGCTTCCCAATGAATTTTATTCTGTTATTCAGACACAGTCTGTGCCTTTACCTGAAATTATCCTATGGAATCAGCCTTTGGCAAACGAGTTAGGACTTGAGAATTTCGATGCACAAATATTAAGTGGCAGCGTCTTACCCCATGGCGCGAAGGCTGCAGCTTTAGCTTATGCGGGGCACCAATTTGGTTATTTTACCTTATTGGGCGATGGCCGTGCGATGTGGTTAGGCGAACAAGTCGCACCCAATGGAAAGCGATACGATGTTCAATTAAAGGGTTCAGGACCAACCCCTTATGCAAGGCGAGGTGATGGTAAAGCAACCTTAGGCCCAATGTTAAGAGAGTATCTCATTAGCGAAGCCATGCATGCACTTAAAATCTCAACCACACGAAGTTTAGCAGTGACTAGCACGGGTGAGCAGATATATCGAGGCACATTGCAGCCAGGGGCTGTACTCACTCGAATTGCTGCAAGTCATATCCGCGTAGGGACTTTTGAATATGCTGCAACCTTAGCCTCTCCTGCGTCCCTGCAATCATTACTTGATTATACGATAAAACGTCATGTTCCAGAGGAGCTACAATCCCAAGGTGCTTTGGGATTGTTAGAGTATGTCAAGCAAGCACAAGTAACATTAATCTGTGAGTGGTTGAGAGTGGGGTTTATTCATGGTGTGATGAACACTGATAACATGGCAATTAGTGGACAAACCATCGATTATGGCCCTTGTGCGTTTATGGATGAATATCATCCTGAAACAGTTTTTAGCTCTATTGATCATCATGGGCGCTATGCCTTTGCCAATCAACCCAATATCGCGCAGTGGAATTTTATTCGTTTAGCAGAATGTTTATTACCATTTTTACATGAAAATAAAGATAAAGCAATTAACATAGCACAACAGCAGATTGAAGAATTTGCACAACTTTTTGCAAAACAGTGGCTGCAGATGATGCGCCAAAAATTGGGTTTAGTGAGTGAGGAAAATCAAGACGAGCTACTGATTCAACGATTGTTAACTATCATGCAACAGCAAACATTAGATTATACCAACACCTTTAGGGCATTATCTTCAATAGGTGAAGGGGGGGTAAATGCCTCGTTATCACCTCATTTGCGAGATTGGTGTCAGAGCTGGCAAGCGCGCCTTGCAACTCAAGGATTATCGCTGCAGGAAGTGACACATTTAATGAAAATGAAGAACCCAGCGCTCATTCCACGAAATCATCAAGTTGACAAAGCATTGAAGAGGGCGATTACAGGCGATTTATCATGGTTCAATCGATGTTTAGAAGCCTATCAGGAACCGTATCACGATAATCCCAAGTTTGATGATCTAAGACAACCACCAACCAGTGAAGAAAAAATCGGTGAAACTTTTTGTGGTACATAA
- a CDS encoding AAA family ATPase, whose amino-acid sequence MKKIIPIPLAALRPACNPVQFQFDSTDQIDELLENIGQTRALEALSFGIQMRQRGYHMFAAGPSGFGKNYFIRHYLRNVTSKEISPDDWCYVYNFHLPQKPIALQFPPGVGEIFKQQMKELTDHLHYAIPYLFNSREYRSRIEKIELKYKSMEDRYFSKIQKEAKKNALGIVETLGNYEVVPLVNDEQMTEAQLNALSESEIKELKNKMNKIRARLDKIKEDMPVWYKQKHEQLKEIRNDFCNTLVSSLIGPIKEKYTDLKVLSYLRDVQKDIIEFPENFMHKDVSDNEHNIDGPYKNEALLRYEVNVIVSNHKEKHAPIVFERHPNYINLIGQLEGTAQHGVPISDHTLIKPGALHKANGGYLMLEIKKLMNDIHAWNSLKRILLEQKIAIEPLQSQSGSNSTQLQPEPIPLKTKVILLGDRYLYDELGQDDDDFNKLFQVLVDFETTIERSDQHVQQFIRYIARIIKKRKLLPFHRNAVAAIIDNCIRASGNSLKIALQRSSIVEMLEESSYWATVRSQSCVMKEDVDKAESARMYRIDKVRKEYYQDILSEDILIDLENEVVGQINAITVIHLPNFAFGLPTRITASTRAGKQAMIDIQREVNLGGANHSKGVLILSGYLKGRYINTLPFFLSASLVLEQTYGVVDGDSASLAELCALISSITQIPIKQYYAVTGSINQHGAVQAIGNVNEKVEGFFDICQLQGLTGKQGVLIPPSNVKNLMLKQEVVDACKQGHFHLYAVPSVDVALSLLMGKDPDDIHKLCEENLTQFSKIGNNFLPPED is encoded by the coding sequence ATGAAGAAAATAATTCCCATACCTCTAGCGGCATTACGCCCCGCTTGCAATCCTGTTCAATTTCAATTTGATTCTACCGATCAAATCGATGAGCTACTTGAAAATATTGGCCAAACAAGAGCACTAGAGGCACTTTCATTTGGTATCCAAATGCGTCAGCGGGGATATCATATGTTTGCAGCCGGGCCTTCAGGTTTTGGTAAAAACTACTTCATTCGCCATTATCTACGCAATGTAACCAGCAAAGAAATTTCGCCAGATGATTGGTGCTACGTTTACAATTTTCATTTGCCGCAAAAGCCGATTGCTTTGCAATTTCCACCGGGTGTCGGTGAAATATTTAAACAGCAAATGAAAGAATTGACCGATCATTTGCATTATGCCATTCCTTATTTATTTAATAGCAGAGAGTATCGCTCACGTATTGAAAAAATAGAATTGAAATATAAAAGCATGGAAGATAGATATTTTTCAAAAATACAAAAAGAAGCTAAAAAAAATGCTTTAGGGATTGTTGAAACGCTAGGTAATTATGAAGTGGTGCCTTTAGTCAATGATGAGCAAATGACAGAGGCACAATTAAATGCACTGAGTGAAAGCGAAATTAAAGAGCTCAAAAATAAAATGAATAAAATAAGAGCACGTTTAGATAAAATTAAGGAAGATATGCCAGTATGGTATAAGCAAAAGCATGAACAACTCAAAGAGATCAGAAATGACTTTTGTAATACATTGGTTAGTTCTTTAATCGGCCCCATTAAAGAAAAATATACGGATTTGAAAGTGCTTAGTTATTTAAGAGATGTACAAAAAGATATTATCGAATTCCCAGAAAATTTTATGCATAAAGATGTCAGCGACAATGAGCATAATATTGATGGCCCATATAAAAATGAAGCATTACTTCGTTATGAAGTGAATGTGATTGTTAGTAATCATAAAGAAAAGCATGCGCCCATCGTATTTGAACGACACCCTAATTATATTAATTTGATTGGGCAGCTTGAAGGCACGGCTCAACATGGAGTACCGATTAGCGATCATACTTTAATTAAACCAGGTGCATTGCATAAAGCGAATGGTGGCTATTTGATGTTAGAAATCAAAAAATTGATGAATGACATCCATGCTTGGAACAGCTTAAAACGCATTCTGTTAGAGCAAAAAATTGCGATAGAACCTCTGCAATCACAAAGTGGTTCTAATTCAACTCAATTGCAACCAGAGCCGATCCCTTTAAAAACCAAAGTCATTTTGCTTGGCGATCGTTATCTTTACGATGAATTAGGGCAAGATGATGACGATTTTAATAAACTATTTCAAGTGCTAGTCGATTTTGAAACAACCATTGAACGAAGTGATCAGCATGTGCAGCAATTCATACGCTATATTGCAAGAATCATTAAAAAAAGAAAGTTATTACCTTTTCATCGAAATGCCGTCGCTGCAATTATTGATAATTGTATTCGCGCGTCAGGAAATTCGCTCAAAATAGCTTTACAACGTAGCAGCATTGTTGAAATGTTAGAAGAATCAAGTTATTGGGCAACAGTGCGGTCACAGTCTTGTGTCATGAAGGAAGATGTCGATAAAGCAGAATCTGCAAGGATGTATCGTATTGATAAAGTTCGCAAAGAATATTATCAAGATATTTTATCGGAAGATATTTTAATTGATTTAGAAAATGAAGTCGTCGGCCAGATTAATGCGATAACGGTTATTCACTTGCCTAATTTTGCGTTTGGTTTGCCAACGCGAATTACGGCTTCAACACGTGCTGGTAAACAAGCCATGATTGATATTCAAAGGGAAGTGAATTTAGGGGGGGCGAACCATTCCAAAGGTGTTTTAATTCTTTCAGGATATTTAAAAGGAAGGTATATTAACACGTTGCCGTTTTTCCTCTCTGCAAGTTTGGTATTAGAACAAACCTATGGGGTGGTTGATGGTGATAGTGCTTCACTTGCGGAATTGTGCGCCTTAATTTCATCCATTACTCAGATCCCGATAAAGCAATATTATGCGGTCACGGGTTCTATCAATCAGCATGGTGCCGTGCAGGCGATAGGTAACGTGAACGAAAAAGTTGAAGGATTTTTCGATATTTGTCAATTACAAGGGTTAACTGGCAAACAAGGCGTACTGATTCCACCAAGCAATGTAAAGAATTTAATGCTCAAGCAAGAGGTGGTGGATGCGTGTAAGCAGGGCCACTTCCATCTTTATGCAGTACCCTCGGTTGATGTCGCGTTGAGTCTCTTAATGGGGAAAGACCCGGATGATATCCACAAATTGTGTGAAGAAAATTTGACTCAATTTTCAAAGATTGGCAATAATTTTCTTCCGCCAGAGGACTAA
- a CDS encoding serine hydrolase yields MGKWSDNEALMRSSVRQEIIKALWEKIKVNGLEQFNILKIVLGLLEPIEQGYLETEYSRKFDEAVHKDDFMTFQQIIENTLRRTAKKKVLSRTSDSVTLGDIEDEVDKTLAEIQSGEHLSMPLVDEVDPMITPEDIADLKEYMDEIQFSGSVSIFNRDQMYPPLEQEKFGDNPIFSIHSVAKVFTGILLMKMIRDGIISEDDIDKPIQLSDSVLQELSPAVQERLSHATLKQIMLHQNGLGDYLDNASGHAADIEQKLNAGQAVPEIKSSHDLLKYGEKKVLNPLGQFSYSNLGMLLLGFAIEKKYQDAQQAKGETPSLGIDEIMRHFVKEDVGLKVFENKRPEKGYYAEKQRNLQDKKPDYIKQYVSARYASTAGGYWTTNEDLQRFAQWIRAECERDSRFKQLIERYGAEFYNPQKQAVEHSGIHADTAHFYTSLRNGTTICILSDQGERAATNLADMILKQTTWYKSQRIATEFEITPQVRPVSPAYDRALSLASTSQPVEETSLEVKKDSGNKLGK; encoded by the coding sequence ATGGGAAAATGGTCAGATAATGAAGCTTTAATGAGATCAAGCGTTAGACAAGAGATTATTAAAGCCTTATGGGAAAAAATTAAGGTTAATGGGCTTGAACAATTCAATATTTTGAAGATAGTGCTAGGACTACTTGAACCAATAGAACAAGGTTATCTTGAAACTGAGTATTCGAGAAAATTTGATGAAGCGGTACACAAAGATGATTTTATGACATTTCAGCAAATCATTGAAAACACATTGCGACGAACAGCAAAGAAAAAAGTATTATCTAGAACAAGTGATAGCGTTACATTAGGTGATATTGAAGATGAAGTCGATAAAACATTAGCAGAGATCCAAAGCGGTGAACATTTAAGTATGCCGTTGGTTGATGAAGTTGATCCCATGATTACGCCAGAAGATATTGCTGACTTGAAAGAATATATGGATGAAATTCAATTTTCAGGTTCCGTATCTATTTTTAATCGCGATCAAATGTATCCGCCACTTGAGCAAGAAAAATTTGGTGATAATCCTATATTCTCTATTCATTCAGTCGCGAAAGTATTTACCGGTATATTACTGATGAAAATGATAAGGGATGGCATTATTTCTGAGGACGATATCGATAAACCCATTCAATTAAGCGATTCGGTTTTACAAGAACTCTCACCAGCAGTGCAAGAACGCTTATCACACGCAACATTAAAACAAATTATGCTGCATCAAAATGGGTTGGGTGATTATCTTGATAATGCATCGGGACATGCTGCTGATATCGAGCAAAAGCTCAATGCAGGGCAAGCGGTGCCTGAAATTAAATCAAGCCACGATCTGTTGAAATATGGTGAAAAGAAAGTATTAAATCCATTAGGTCAATTCAGTTATAGCAATCTAGGTATGTTGTTACTTGGATTTGCGATTGAGAAAAAATATCAAGATGCACAACAAGCCAAGGGTGAAACGCCATCGCTGGGTATCGATGAAATCATGCGCCATTTTGTTAAAGAGGATGTTGGCTTAAAAGTATTTGAAAATAAACGACCTGAAAAAGGATATTACGCTGAGAAACAACGAAACTTGCAAGATAAAAAACCTGATTATATTAAACAATATGTGTCAGCAAGATATGCAAGCACCGCCGGGGGATACTGGACAACCAATGAAGATTTACAAAGATTTGCACAATGGATAAGAGCAGAATGTGAGCGTGATTCTCGTTTTAAACAACTCATAGAAAGATATGGCGCCGAATTTTACAACCCCCAAAAGCAAGCAGTTGAACACAGTGGCATTCATGCGGATACCGCACATTTTTATACTTCTTTGAGAAATGGTACCACGATTTGTATATTGTCAGATCAAGGCGAACGAGCGGCAACAAATTTAGCGGATATGATATTAAAACAAACGACATGGTATAAATCGCAACGAATCGCTACTGAATTTGAAATAACACCCCAGGTAAGGCCAGTTTCTCCCGCCTATGATAGGGCATTGTCCTTAGCGAGCACCTCGCAACCTGTTGAAGAAACCTCTTTAGAAGTTAAAAAAGATAGCGGGAATAAATTGGGTAAATGA
- a CDS encoding efflux RND transporter periplasmic adaptor subunit: MHVKTKWLMGLALLAISKMLCAVDAQKLSLPGEITLNENKVTHVVSAVQGHVKDIYKNLGEPVEKGERLVSFQSREMAEIKAAYLAAYQEIQLKNEILKREEKLCKTHVKAEIEFAKTKIGVETAKIHLEQAKQKLLALGLSIDEINHLPEEKEPLNLCHIHSPLDGVIIERHLTRGCAIDKDKQIYVIGDLDTVWVNLAIDGKDMRKIHKGQKATIYSHDNSTIAHAEIMYISPVNDKSRNGRAIVELDNTKHQWHPGDEVKVELMISDKMPAKTVSNKS, translated from the coding sequence ATGCATGTAAAAACAAAATGGTTGATGGGCTTAGCGTTATTAGCGATCTCAAAAATGCTTTGTGCAGTTGATGCGCAAAAATTATCTTTACCGGGTGAAATTACGTTAAATGAAAATAAAGTAACGCATGTCGTCTCTGCCGTACAAGGGCATGTCAAAGACATTTATAAAAACTTAGGTGAACCTGTTGAAAAGGGAGAGCGTCTGGTTTCATTTCAAAGCCGTGAAATGGCTGAAATTAAAGCCGCCTATTTAGCTGCTTATCAAGAAATCCAATTGAAAAATGAAATTTTAAAACGTGAAGAAAAGCTTTGTAAAACGCATGTAAAAGCAGAAATTGAATTTGCTAAAACAAAAATTGGTGTTGAAACAGCCAAAATTCATTTAGAACAAGCAAAGCAAAAACTATTAGCTTTAGGTCTTAGCATCGATGAAATCAATCATTTACCTGAAGAGAAAGAACCTTTAAATTTATGCCATATCCATTCACCCTTAGATGGCGTGATTATTGAACGTCATTTGACACGTGGATGTGCGATTGATAAAGATAAGCAAATTTATGTCATTGGCGATTTAGACACCGTTTGGGTCAATCTTGCTATTGATGGTAAAGATATGCGCAAAATACATAAAGGACAAAAAGCAACTATTTACTCACATGATAATTCGACCATTGCTCATGCCGAAATTATGTATATCAGTCCTGTTAATGATAAAAGCAGAAATGGTCGCGCCATCGTTGAGCTTGATAATACTAAACATCAATGGCATCCCGGTGATGAAGTAAAAGTGGAATTAATGATTTCTGATAAAATGCCAGCTAAAACCGTATCAAATAAAAGCTAG
- a CDS encoding protein kinase domain-containing protein, translating into MSPVKLFCPQFQHTKSAPTLNDIWQTILAKNSTYKIIEQAKNDFLKDGTWLGEPALKWVCQKIKESPLKIYTFVRLRHIILADQDGTPYAIYHDGKIGKGAVGCIKLAQNLITKELCVVKTMLDDEEKALDESEILKKLNLFNGIRFRTTKDGSHKSYLFMKLLPGITLHQFKKHCKNDLNVLSPQYQAQILHSLLEAIQFLIKNQINHADVSSRNILIDPLTLQAHFIDFGDACTLTLYLA; encoded by the coding sequence TTGTCGCCGGTTAAATTATTTTGCCCACAATTTCAGCATACTAAGAGTGCTCCTACTCTTAATGATATTTGGCAGACCATTTTAGCAAAGAATTCTACTTACAAAATAATTGAACAAGCCAAAAATGACTTCCTGAAAGATGGTACCTGGCTTGGTGAACCAGCTCTAAAATGGGTTTGCCAAAAAATAAAAGAGTCACCTCTCAAAATATATACTTTTGTTCGCTTGAGACACATTATTCTTGCTGATCAAGATGGCACACCTTATGCCATCTATCATGATGGTAAAATTGGCAAAGGTGCTGTTGGGTGCATTAAATTGGCACAAAATTTAATCACTAAGGAACTTTGTGTTGTAAAAACCATGCTAGATGATGAGGAAAAGGCTTTAGATGAAAGTGAAATTTTAAAAAAGCTTAATTTATTTAATGGGATACGGTTTCGTACTACCAAAGATGGATCGCATAAAAGTTATCTTTTTATGAAATTACTGCCTGGTATTACTCTGCATCAATTCAAAAAGCACTGCAAAAATGATTTGAATGTTCTTTCTCCCCAATATCAAGCTCAAATATTACATTCGTTACTGGAGGCGATACAATTTCTCATTAAAAATCAAATTAATCATGCAGATGTTTCTAGTAGAAACATCCTCATTGATCCACTGACACTTCAGGCTCATTTTATCGATTTTGGCGATGCTTGCACGCTCACTTTATACTTGGCGTAA